GCATTTTTTACATCCACTACAGAAGTGAAGTGCTCCTTGGGAACAACCAGTACATGCGTGTTTGCGGCGGGGTTGATGTCGTTGAAAGCTACTACATGCTCGTTTTCGTAAATAATCTCAGCAGCTATTTCTTTGTTGGCGATTTTACAAAAGAGACAATTTTTCATGTTTCCTCCTATTCCTCTGCAATAGTTTCTTCAGCGCTGTCTTCAAGGATGTTGGTGATGTAATCAACGCCACTTTTGAGGTCGATTTTTCTCTGGTAAAAAGCTTTGTTGACCACCAAACCTTCCAAGCGAGGAAGTTTGAGGGACAAGATTTTGCGAATGTCGTGAAGTTCTTCAATTTCACTGGTGAGAAAAATTCTATTCAAACTTCCTTCGCAAAAACGTTTTGTGCTCAAGAGTGAATCGGCTGAGATGACGCCATCACTTCCCACATCGGAATAAAAAATGGCATATATGCCTTCGTCACGAAATTCTTTTGCATGTTCTTCTGCAGTTTTGTGTGAAGGTTTTGCCCAACCGGGAATGTGTAATTTTTTT
The genomic region above belongs to Deltaproteobacteria bacterium CG11_big_fil_rev_8_21_14_0_20_42_23 and contains:
- a CDS encoding histidine triad nucleotide-binding protein, with amino-acid sequence MKNCLFCKIANKEIAAEIIYENEHVVAFNDINPAANTHVLVVPKEHFTSVVDVKNAEVFAHLLEAVQHVAQITGVDVTGFRTLINSGKDSRQEIFHLHVHVLGGEPLGPIN